The Georgenia faecalis genome includes a window with the following:
- a CDS encoding DUF2254 domain-containing protein: MSERTKPAFALRLAAGAYRFRESLFLLPTLVVAGGLALAALTTRIDDAIGDRPIPLTVSMDTTAATWLVSTVAGAMITTAGVVFSLTVVSLQLASSQFSPRVMRSFIRDRLSQLVIGLLVATFVYCVLTLPSLRGEGTGPAPRVSVTVAIVLAVVTVVAIIAHLDHLAHRLQVGHLARDIAAEGLAVIGRIRAEPRGLTRSEAALTPPASVLRVHTDTGGWVSQVDTARLLAAVPAGTTVRLETRVGAYLHQGEPLVTVWPPPLDDGAERALAAAVAVSDSRTMQQDVDFALRQLVDVGLRALSAAINDPSTAVEVTLRVGGLMRELLVTDFARAVTDGRGRVFVRPWDLDHTEYIAHAFDQLRQAAPPQPQVVAALLRVLRMLIAHVEQAGRPEHVPALRAQIDLLLDGVDAQSGLHPHDVARLHAMAADATDPAEHGR; this comes from the coding sequence GTGAGCGAGCGGACGAAGCCGGCGTTCGCGCTGCGACTGGCGGCGGGAGCGTACCGGTTCCGGGAGAGCCTGTTCCTCCTGCCGACCCTCGTCGTGGCCGGCGGCCTGGCGCTCGCTGCGCTGACCACCCGCATCGACGACGCGATCGGGGACCGGCCGATCCCGCTCACGGTGAGCATGGACACCACCGCGGCGACGTGGCTCGTCAGCACCGTCGCCGGGGCCATGATCACGACGGCGGGCGTGGTCTTCTCCCTCACCGTGGTCAGTCTCCAGCTCGCCTCGAGCCAGTTCTCGCCGCGCGTCATGCGCTCGTTCATCCGCGACCGGTTGAGCCAGCTCGTCATCGGCCTGCTCGTCGCGACCTTCGTGTACTGCGTCCTCACCCTGCCCAGCCTGCGTGGTGAGGGGACCGGCCCGGCGCCGCGGGTGTCAGTGACGGTCGCGATCGTCCTCGCGGTGGTCACCGTCGTGGCGATCATCGCCCACCTCGACCACCTCGCCCACCGCCTGCAGGTGGGGCACCTTGCCCGGGACATCGCCGCCGAGGGCCTCGCGGTCATCGGCCGGATACGCGCGGAGCCCCGCGGACTCACGCGGAGCGAGGCCGCGCTCACCCCGCCCGCCTCGGTGCTCCGGGTGCACACGGACACCGGGGGCTGGGTGAGCCAGGTGGACACCGCTCGTCTCCTTGCCGCCGTCCCGGCGGGGACCACGGTGCGCCTGGAGACCCGCGTCGGGGCCTACCTCCACCAGGGCGAGCCGCTCGTCACCGTGTGGCCGCCGCCCCTGGACGACGGGGCGGAGCGGGCGCTGGCCGCCGCCGTGGCCGTGAGCGACAGCCGGACGATGCAGCAGGACGTCGACTTCGCCCTGCGCCAGCTCGTCGACGTCGGGCTGCGGGCGTTGAGCGCGGCGATCAACGATCCCAGCACGGCCGTGGAGGTGACGTTGCGCGTCGGGGGGCTCATGCGTGAGCTGCTGGTCACCGACTTCGCTCGGGCCGTCACCGACGGGCGGGGCCGCGTGTTCGTGCGGCCCTGGGACCTCGACCACACGGAGTACATCGCCCACGCCTTCGACCAGCTCCGCCAGGCCGCCCCACCCCAGCCGCAGGTGGTCGCCGCGCTGCTGCGGGTGCTGCGCATGCTCATCGCGCACGTCGAGCAGGCGGGCCGGCCCGAGCACGTGCCGGCACTCCGGGCGCAGATCGACCTCCTGCTCGACGGCGTCGACGCCCAGTCCGGCCTGCACCCCCACGACGTGGCCCGGCTGCACGCCATGGCCGCCGACGCGACGGATCCCGCCGAGCACGGGCGGTAG
- a CDS encoding ABC transporter permease, giving the protein MTVSDLRQRLRDRSVLLYGLVVPLALMVVFDLTLGDQEVELEPLTVAVAAPEGDVLADAVVTVLGDLGDLDVTVEEVSADAASARVADGEAGLAVIVPAGFTDAVTAGEGPVVEVVEGDGTGLEGDVVLSVLDAVLDQLAAGALTAAAGAEAGLPAEVVASLGQAALASAPVLTLEEGEAANEQLSASGALVAGQAGLFLLFTVGFGVLGLVAERETGTMPRLRSMPMRPGLIVAAKALVSYLLGVGATAVLLTAGSVLFDVSFGSPVAVAALVLAAVAAATSLMFVIARVARTAEQANAVQSIFALVLGLTGGAFFPLSATGLAGQLLDVNPVAALTRGLGITSGGGGLADLGVPVLTMLGFAVVCVVLARLVPDRGEAR; this is encoded by the coding sequence ATGACGGTGTCCGACCTCCGCCAACGGCTCCGTGACCGGTCGGTGCTCCTCTACGGCCTCGTCGTGCCGCTCGCGCTCATGGTTGTCTTCGACCTCACCCTCGGGGACCAGGAGGTCGAGCTCGAGCCCCTGACCGTCGCGGTCGCGGCGCCCGAGGGCGACGTCCTCGCGGACGCCGTGGTCACCGTCCTCGGCGACCTCGGTGACCTCGACGTCACCGTCGAGGAGGTCTCGGCCGACGCGGCGTCGGCGCGCGTCGCCGACGGCGAGGCCGGCCTGGCGGTCATCGTGCCCGCCGGGTTCACCGACGCGGTGACGGCCGGTGAGGGACCCGTGGTCGAGGTCGTCGAGGGCGACGGCACCGGCCTCGAGGGCGACGTCGTGCTCTCGGTGCTCGACGCGGTCCTCGACCAGCTCGCCGCCGGCGCCCTCACCGCGGCCGCCGGCGCCGAGGCGGGCCTGCCGGCCGAGGTGGTGGCCTCCCTCGGCCAGGCGGCCCTCGCGTCGGCACCCGTCCTCACGCTGGAGGAAGGCGAGGCCGCCAACGAGCAGCTGAGCGCCAGCGGGGCCCTGGTGGCCGGGCAGGCGGGGCTGTTCCTCCTCTTCACCGTGGGCTTCGGCGTCCTCGGCCTCGTCGCCGAGCGGGAGACGGGCACGATGCCGCGGCTGCGCTCGATGCCCATGCGACCGGGCCTCATCGTCGCGGCCAAGGCCCTGGTGAGCTACCTCCTCGGGGTCGGCGCCACGGCGGTCCTCCTCACCGCGGGCTCGGTGCTCTTCGACGTCTCCTTCGGTTCCCCCGTGGCCGTCGCGGCGCTCGTCCTCGCCGCCGTCGCCGCGGCCACCTCGCTGATGTTCGTCATCGCCCGGGTGGCCCGCACCGCCGAGCAGGCCAACGCCGTCCAGTCGATCTTCGCGCTCGTCCTCGGCCTCACCGGCGGCGCGTTCTTCCCGCTCAGCGCCACCGGCCTGGCCGGGCAGCTCCTCGACGTCAACCCGGTCGCCGCCCTCACCCGCGGGCTCGGCATCACCTCCGGCGGCGGCGGTCTCGCGGACCTCGGCGTGCCGGTGCTGACGATGCTCGGTTTCGCCGTCGTCTGCGTGGTTCTCGCCCGGCTGGTCCCGGACCGGGGGGAGGCGCGATGA
- a CDS encoding phenylacetate--CoA ligase family protein yields the protein MTSPTRGAVAQLRGTAGGRRLYTAAERAWTSAPLKVARRTSLRAGTAALTTTYSLYKVHPALWRVTATHYRPWMGEFARRHAWMTCQLASLHVPAYRDFLRRHGFTFRWWDLENYPPTDKDSYVTRYPEEQRCWNGDLQLRGTLVDESSGSSGQPFNWVRGREELADIHRNVAGFTSIMMRGEERLFVINAYSMGAWATGTNTGIAMAKIAMVKNTGPDLDKIVDTITHFGPGFTYLVAAYPPFLKDVRDRLDAVGLDWSAYRMHGLVGGEGMTEALRDYCEQRFLTVRSGYGASDLTIGIAGETELTVFLRRALLADHDLREAVLGPGEARTPMIFQYNPLETYLETDAHGEILCTLTSTSVLSPKLRYNIHDEGALLEWQDLAAIMRRFPRWRHAARAAWAEQGMKLPLLLLYGRADATISFMGAHIYPQDVENGLYDSPARAAQLASFTLTLEAVAGDETVQQPVIHLELRADIALTDADRDALAHGAREGVVGYLARVSRDFAQSLEESERSGDIAVRVHDYSTGPFAEGGSALKRVYLRGEPS from the coding sequence ATGACGAGCCCGACGAGGGGCGCCGTCGCGCAGCTGCGCGGCACCGCAGGCGGGCGCCGGCTCTACACCGCCGCGGAGCGCGCCTGGACGAGCGCCCCGCTCAAGGTCGCCCGCCGCACGAGCCTGCGCGCGGGCACGGCGGCCCTCACCACCACGTACAGCCTGTACAAGGTCCACCCGGCGCTGTGGCGCGTCACCGCGACCCACTACCGCCCGTGGATGGGTGAGTTCGCCCGCCGGCACGCGTGGATGACCTGCCAGCTCGCCTCGTTGCACGTGCCGGCCTACCGGGACTTCCTCCGCCGCCACGGCTTCACGTTCCGCTGGTGGGACCTCGAGAACTACCCGCCGACTGACAAGGACAGCTACGTCACCCGGTACCCCGAGGAGCAGCGGTGCTGGAACGGTGACCTGCAGCTTCGCGGCACCCTCGTCGACGAGTCCTCCGGCTCCTCCGGGCAGCCGTTCAACTGGGTCCGCGGGCGGGAGGAGCTGGCGGACATCCACCGCAACGTCGCGGGCTTCACCTCGATCATGATGCGCGGGGAGGAGCGCCTCTTCGTCATCAACGCCTACTCGATGGGGGCCTGGGCCACCGGCACGAACACGGGCATCGCCATGGCCAAGATCGCCATGGTGAAGAACACCGGCCCGGACCTCGACAAGATCGTCGACACGATCACCCACTTCGGTCCCGGCTTCACCTACCTCGTCGCGGCGTACCCACCGTTCCTCAAGGACGTCCGCGACCGCCTCGACGCCGTGGGCCTGGACTGGTCCGCCTACCGGATGCACGGGCTCGTCGGCGGGGAAGGCATGACGGAGGCGCTGCGCGACTACTGCGAGCAGCGGTTCCTCACCGTCCGCTCCGGCTACGGCGCCTCCGACCTCACCATCGGCATCGCCGGCGAGACCGAGCTCACGGTGTTCCTGCGCCGGGCGCTCCTGGCGGACCACGACCTGCGCGAGGCGGTCCTCGGACCCGGCGAGGCGCGGACCCCGATGATCTTCCAGTACAACCCGCTCGAGACCTACCTCGAGACCGACGCGCACGGCGAGATCCTGTGCACCCTCACGTCGACCTCCGTCCTCTCGCCCAAGCTGCGCTACAACATCCACGACGAGGGCGCGCTGCTGGAGTGGCAGGACCTCGCCGCCATCATGAGGCGCTTCCCGCGGTGGCGGCACGCCGCCCGGGCGGCCTGGGCGGAGCAGGGCATGAAGCTGCCGCTCCTGCTGCTGTACGGCCGCGCGGACGCCACCATCTCCTTCATGGGCGCGCACATCTACCCGCAGGACGTGGAGAACGGCCTGTACGACTCCCCCGCCCGTGCCGCGCAGCTCGCCTCGTTCACCCTCACCCTCGAGGCGGTCGCGGGGGACGAGACGGTCCAGCAACCGGTCATCCACCTCGAGCTGCGCGCGGACATCGCCCTCACCGACGCCGACCGCGACGCACTCGCGCACGGCGCGCGGGAGGGCGTGGTCGGTTATCTCGCGCGCGTGAGCCGCGACTTCGCCCAGTCGCTGGAGGAGTCGGAGCGCAGCGGCGACATCGCCGTGCGGGTCCACGACTACTCCACCGGGCCGTTCGCCGAGGGCGGGTCCGCGCTCAAGCGGGTCTACCTGCGCGGTGAGCCCTCGTGA
- a CDS encoding ABC transporter permease, with amino-acid sequence MRAPLTIAGVELRRFLRDRSNIFFVFLFPLLLVLILGAQFGGDGTQGRVVVVGDASSLRTELVAALEDDGVTVTSAGADEATEQVARGRVDAALVVPASAAAAFDDGAEVTLEVVPAAQQGARLAVQQVRTAAAAVATGQGQVRALTQAGLDEAAAQDALAAASTEMAPPTLAVVDVDEVAQEFAGLGQFDLGAAGQTLLFVFLISAAGSATLIQSRRLGVMNRVLAAPVSTGQALAGQALGRFVIALFQGAYIMLTTALLFDVDWGNIALSLLVLAAFAAVAAGAAMVIGAVMDNDGAASGLGVGLGLVLAALGGCMVPLEVFPDTLQTIAHVTPHAWAYDAFALIQRHDGTLAEIAPQLGVLAAMALALLALGTWALRRSMARAL; translated from the coding sequence ATGAGGGCCCCGCTCACCATCGCGGGCGTCGAGCTGCGCCGCTTCCTGCGCGACCGCTCGAACATCTTCTTCGTCTTCCTCTTCCCGCTGCTCCTCGTCCTCATCCTCGGGGCGCAGTTCGGCGGGGACGGCACCCAGGGGCGGGTGGTCGTCGTCGGCGACGCGAGCTCGCTGCGCACCGAGCTGGTGGCCGCGCTCGAGGACGACGGCGTCACCGTCACCTCGGCGGGGGCCGACGAGGCCACCGAGCAGGTGGCCCGGGGCCGCGTGGACGCCGCGCTCGTCGTCCCGGCGTCCGCCGCGGCGGCGTTCGACGACGGCGCGGAGGTCACGCTCGAGGTGGTGCCCGCCGCCCAGCAGGGCGCCCGGTTGGCCGTCCAGCAGGTGCGCACGGCCGCCGCCGCCGTCGCCACCGGGCAGGGACAGGTCCGGGCCCTCACGCAGGCGGGCCTCGACGAGGCGGCCGCGCAGGACGCGCTCGCCGCCGCGTCGACGGAGATGGCCCCGCCGACCCTCGCCGTCGTCGACGTGGACGAGGTGGCACAGGAGTTCGCCGGGCTGGGCCAGTTCGACCTCGGCGCCGCCGGTCAGACCCTGCTGTTCGTCTTCCTCATCTCGGCCGCCGGCTCCGCCACCCTCATCCAGTCCCGCCGGCTCGGGGTCATGAACCGCGTCCTCGCCGCCCCGGTGTCCACCGGTCAGGCCCTCGCCGGCCAGGCGCTCGGCCGGTTCGTCATCGCCCTCTTCCAGGGGGCGTACATCATGCTCACCACCGCGCTGCTCTTCGACGTCGACTGGGGCAACATCGCTCTCTCGCTCCTCGTCCTCGCGGCGTTCGCCGCCGTGGCGGCGGGGGCCGCCATGGTCATCGGCGCGGTGATGGACAACGACGGCGCCGCGTCCGGCCTCGGCGTGGGCCTGGGTCTGGTCCTCGCGGCCCTCGGCGGCTGCATGGTGCCGCTGGAGGTCTTCCCCGACACCCTCCAGACCATCGCGCACGTCACCCCGCACGCATGGGCCTACGACGCCTTCGCCCTCATCCAGCGGCACGACGGCACGCTCGCCGAGATCGCCCCGCAGCTGGGCGTCCTCGCCGCGATGGCGCTCGCGCTGCTCGCCCTGGGCACCTGGGCGCTGCGCCGGTCGATGGCCCGCGCGCTCTAG
- a CDS encoding DUF4188 domain-containing protein, with amino-acid sequence MRTDDFSQAPPIGQAQAMFVSGTRLSSPRAWLRHARAHAALAARMRTAPGYRGHRRYWQPPATLGTIGWFATEEDLLRFARTGAHRGLADWAAGRSAATGSWVRVYAAETSGYTNGVWRAEGDVMAHIERFTPVGGETVGPPVRRAARGPREP; translated from the coding sequence GTGAGGACCGACGACTTCTCGCAGGCGCCCCCGATCGGTCAGGCGCAGGCCATGTTCGTCAGCGGCACCCGCCTGTCGTCGCCGCGGGCGTGGCTGCGGCACGCGCGCGCTCACGCTGCGCTCGCCGCCCGGATGAGGACCGCGCCGGGGTACCGGGGGCACCGGCGCTACTGGCAGCCGCCGGCCACCCTCGGCACGATCGGGTGGTTCGCCACCGAGGAGGACCTCTTGCGCTTCGCCCGGACCGGCGCCCACCGCGGACTGGCCGACTGGGCCGCGGGGCGCAGCGCCGCCACCGGCAGCTGGGTCCGCGTCTACGCGGCCGAGACGTCCGGCTACACCAACGGCGTCTGGCGGGCCGAGGGCGACGTCATGGCGCACATCGAACGGTTCACCCCCGTGGGCGGGGAGACGGTGGGTCCGCCGGTCCGGCGCGCGGCCCGCGGCCCGCGCGAGCCGTGA
- a CDS encoding GNAT family N-acetyltransferase — MTSSLGAPSLGSVPVLVGELTLLRPFTVDDADAMAEILRDPEVNRLTGSVRTSAEAEAAAPDLDRLREWYGSRSDQTDRLDLAVVDRETGTLVGEVVLNDWDPDNASCNFRILLGPDGRGRGLGTEATRLLLDHAFAAIGLHRVSLGVLAFNPRAQHVYARAGFVVEGVEREAHLFDGEWVDSVLMAVLDHEWAARR; from the coding sequence ATGACGTCCTCCCTCGGAGCGCCCAGCCTCGGATCCGTGCCGGTCCTCGTCGGCGAGCTCACCCTGCTGCGTCCGTTCACCGTCGACGACGCCGACGCGATGGCCGAGATCCTGCGCGACCCCGAGGTCAACCGGCTGACCGGCTCGGTGCGCACGAGCGCCGAGGCAGAGGCGGCCGCGCCCGACCTCGACCGGCTGCGTGAGTGGTACGGCAGCCGGAGCGACCAGACGGACCGGCTCGACCTCGCCGTCGTCGACCGCGAGACCGGCACGCTCGTCGGCGAGGTCGTGCTCAACGACTGGGACCCGGACAACGCGTCCTGCAACTTCCGCATCCTCCTCGGCCCGGACGGCCGGGGCCGGGGGCTCGGGACCGAGGCGACGCGCCTGCTGCTCGACCACGCGTTCGCCGCGATCGGCCTCCACCGGGTCTCGCTCGGGGTCCTCGCCTTCAACCCGCGAGCGCAGCACGTCTACGCCCGGGCCGGCTTCGTCGTCGAGGGCGTCGAGCGCGAGGCGCACCTCTTCGACGGCGAGTGGGTGGACTCCGTCCTTATGGCCGTCCTCGACCACGAGTGGGCCGCGCGCCGGTAG
- a CDS encoding DUF4188 domain-containing protein, producing the protein MMRVRGEEPRREAADATSVFVGATRYTSPLAWLRLAPRWFAMVRQLKRMPGYVHHQVYYEPPFTLGTIGFFATREDLLRFSRTGAHRELMGWAVDGTRNATGGYIRLYGSDGGRA; encoded by the coding sequence GTGATGCGCGTGCGGGGCGAGGAGCCGCGGCGCGAGGCCGCCGACGCGACGTCCGTGTTCGTGGGGGCGACCCGCTACACGAGCCCGCTCGCCTGGCTCCGCCTGGCGCCCCGGTGGTTCGCGATGGTCCGCCAGCTCAAGCGGATGCCGGGCTACGTGCACCACCAGGTCTACTACGAGCCGCCGTTCACCCTGGGCACTATCGGGTTCTTCGCCACGCGGGAGGACCTGCTGCGGTTCTCGCGTACCGGGGCGCACCGCGAGCTCATGGGGTGGGCGGTCGACGGGACCCGCAACGCCACCGGTGGCTACATCCGGCTGTACGGCTCGGACGGGGGGCGAGCGTGA